A window of Paremcibacter congregatus contains these coding sequences:
- a CDS encoding bifunctional protein-serine/threonine kinase/phosphatase gives MTQITIGAFSDKGVKQENEDSYGVMLPEELQTLTKGIAVAVADGMSGCQAGKAASETCVKSLLEDYFSTPDSWSVKKSISKILLATNRWMYGQGQSVYGSDLGMVSTLSALVVKSGSAYIFHIGDSRICLLRAGKIDQLTTDHRYGKGSALARAMGTGQHLEIDYRIIEVRRGDVFFLTTDGVHEFAGPVMMKQVVERHPDDLMKVAQEICINALDHGSDDNLTCQVIRIDDTGRENAFRARCHLSFPPELEPGMLLDGYEIIRDLHANARSQVYLARDRGNGDLVALKTPSANFNDDAHYIEMFHREEWVGRQVSSPHILKVLPFARDRSCLYYVTEYIAGQTLREWINDHPAPEMSMVRDILRQLIQGVRAMHRQDMVHQDLKPENIMIDAAGTVKIIDFGSVKVASVEEGRDASQTRLPAGAVDYMAPEYLLYGDGDRGGDLYSLGVVIYEMLTHKLPYGKGFANMRHVRHLDYIPASQVNPDIPPWLDPVLQKAVLKDPRDRYQSLSQFERDFTVPPPVQARVAFMPLLEKDPLTFWRALSGLLAFLLILALLLR, from the coding sequence ATGACACAAATTACCATCGGCGCCTTTTCCGATAAAGGGGTCAAACAGGAGAATGAAGATTCCTACGGGGTCATGCTGCCGGAAGAGCTGCAGACCCTGACCAAAGGCATTGCCGTTGCCGTCGCGGATGGGATGAGTGGCTGTCAGGCAGGCAAGGCGGCCAGCGAAACCTGCGTGAAGTCTTTGTTGGAGGATTATTTCTCGACACCGGACAGCTGGAGTGTCAAGAAATCGATCAGCAAGATCTTGCTTGCCACCAATCGCTGGATGTATGGTCAGGGGCAGTCCGTCTATGGCTCGGACCTGGGCATGGTGAGTACGTTAAGCGCTCTGGTGGTAAAGTCTGGATCGGCCTATATCTTTCATATTGGCGACAGCCGCATCTGTCTCTTGCGGGCGGGGAAAATTGATCAACTGACCACAGATCACCGTTATGGCAAGGGCAGTGCACTCGCCCGCGCAATGGGAACAGGACAGCATCTTGAAATCGATTATCGTATTATTGAGGTACGGCGCGGGGATGTTTTTTTCCTGACCACGGACGGGGTGCATGAATTCGCCGGCCCGGTGATGATGAAACAGGTGGTGGAACGCCACCCGGATGACTTGATGAAAGTGGCTCAGGAGATTTGCATAAACGCGCTGGATCACGGGAGTGACGACAACCTGACCTGTCAGGTCATTCGCATTGACGACACTGGAAGAGAAAATGCCTTCCGGGCGCGATGCCATCTGTCTTTTCCGCCGGAGCTTGAGCCAGGGATGCTGCTGGATGGCTATGAGATCATACGTGATCTGCATGCCAATGCCCGAAGTCAGGTTTATCTCGCCAGAGACCGGGGGAACGGCGACCTGGTGGCCTTGAAAACACCGTCGGCCAACTTCAATGATGATGCACATTACATCGAAATGTTTCATCGCGAGGAATGGGTCGGTCGCCAGGTCAGTTCGCCGCATATCCTGAAAGTGTTGCCTTTCGCGCGCGATCGGAGCTGTCTCTATTATGTTACCGAATATATTGCAGGGCAAACCTTACGGGAATGGATCAATGATCACCCTGCGCCGGAAATGAGCATGGTCAGGGATATTCTGCGCCAGCTCATCCAGGGTGTGCGGGCGATGCATCGTCAGGACATGGTGCATCAAGACCTGAAGCCTGAAAATATCATGATAGATGCTGCCGGTACGGTGAAGATCATTGACTTTGGTTCGGTCAAGGTGGCGAGCGTTGAAGAGGGCAGAGACGCCAGCCAGACGCGACTGCCTGCCGGGGCTGTCGACTATATGGCGCCGGAATATCTTCTGTATGGTGATGGCGACAGGGGGGGGGATCTCTATTCGCTGGGCGTGGTAATCTACGAGATGTTGACTCATAAGCTGCCTTACGGCAAGGGGTTTGCCAATATGCGCCATGTGCGCCATCTGGACTATATTCCGGCATCCCAGGTGAATCCGGACATCCCGCCGTGGCTTGATCCGGTGCTGCAGAAGGCGGTACTGAAAGATCCACGGGACAGATATCAAAGCCTGTCGCAGTTTGAGCGGGACTTTACCGTGCCACCCCCGGTTCAGGCCCGGGTTGCGTTCATGCCCCTGCTCGAAAAGGACCCGCTCACCTTCTGGCGCGCCTTGTCCGGCCTTCTCGCCTTTCTCCTGATATTGGCCCTGCTTTTGCGATAA
- a CDS encoding NarK family nitrate/nitrite MFS transporter: MSAPSSYEMNLFSFKGKTRILHLSWIAFFISFVVWFNHAPLMAMIREDLGLTKQQVTAILILNVALTIPARVIIGMFVDKFGPRVVYSALLFISSFLCFFFALADSFETMALARFLMGFVGAGFVIGIRLISEWYPAKTVGLAEGIYGGWGNFGSAAAALTLPTVAYLFGGDDGWRYAIGSTGLLALVYSFVFYINARDTPQGATYFKPNKAGAMEISSKQDMLLYVIMKAPMFLTLALLAWKLGPQNLKILAPATVLAIYIGLFAVFLYQVYHIFKVNEGHLKQGMDPLQQYKFKQVAILNLAYLVTFGSELAVVSMLPLFFMDTFGLTPLMAGMVASSFAFMNLLARPSGGYFSDKFGRKTSLMVLLVGLAVGYLVMSQITADWAVPVAVLACMCCSFFVQAGEGAVFATVPLIKRRMTGQIAGMVGAYGNIGAVCFLTVFSFVAPQIFFMVIGGSAVIVFLLVAVFMEEPAGEIAEILPDGTIEMIKVG, translated from the coding sequence ATGTCTGCACCATCCTCATATGAAATGAATTTATTCTCTTTTAAGGGCAAGACCAGGATCCTGCATCTTTCCTGGATCGCGTTTTTTATCAGCTTTGTGGTCTGGTTCAACCATGCCCCGCTGATGGCGATGATCCGGGAAGACCTGGGGCTCACCAAGCAACAGGTTACGGCGATACTTATATTGAATGTCGCGCTGACCATTCCGGCGCGGGTGATTATCGGGATGTTTGTTGATAAATTCGGACCACGGGTTGTCTATTCGGCCCTGCTGTTTATCTCAAGCTTTCTTTGTTTCTTTTTTGCATTGGCGGACAGTTTTGAAACCATGGCGCTGGCGCGGTTTCTGATGGGCTTTGTCGGGGCGGGGTTTGTGATTGGCATTCGCCTGATCAGTGAATGGTATCCGGCGAAGACGGTTGGCCTTGCCGAAGGCATCTATGGCGGATGGGGTAATTTCGGCTCAGCAGCGGCCGCCCTCACGCTGCCGACGGTGGCCTATTTGTTCGGCGGGGATGATGGCTGGCGCTATGCGATCGGCTCAACGGGGTTATTGGCTCTGGTCTATTCGTTTGTTTTTTATATCAATGCCCGTGACACGCCGCAGGGCGCGACCTATTTCAAACCCAATAAAGCCGGCGCGATGGAAATCAGCAGTAAACAGGACATGTTGTTGTATGTCATCATGAAAGCGCCAATGTTTCTGACGCTGGCCCTGTTGGCCTGGAAGCTTGGACCGCAAAATTTGAAAATTCTCGCGCCCGCGACAGTGCTGGCGATTTATATCGGCCTGTTTGCTGTGTTTCTTTATCAGGTTTATCATATTTTCAAGGTCAATGAAGGCCATTTGAAACAGGGGATGGATCCCCTGCAGCAGTATAAGTTCAAGCAGGTCGCCATTCTTAATCTGGCCTATCTGGTCACCTTCGGATCAGAACTGGCTGTTGTGTCCATGTTGCCGCTTTTCTTTATGGATACCTTCGGCCTGACCCCATTGATGGCGGGAATGGTGGCGTCGAGTTTTGCCTTTATGAATTTGCTGGCGCGCCCCAGCGGCGGGTATTTCAGCGATAAGTTTGGCCGCAAGACGTCGTTGATGGTGCTGTTGGTGGGATTGGCGGTGGGGTATCTGGTGATGTCACAGATCACGGCCGACTGGGCGGTGCCTGTGGCGGTTCTGGCCTGCATGTGCTGTTCTTTCTTTGTGCAGGCCGGGGAAGGCGCAGTCTTCGCCACGGTGCCCCTGATCAAACGTCGTATGACGGGTCAGATCGCCGGGATGGTTGGCGCCTACGGCAATATCGGTGCGGTGTGTTTTCTCACGGTATTCTCCTTCGTTGCGCCACAGATTTTCTTTATGGTGATTGGCGGCAGTGCTGTTATTGTCTTTCTGCTGGTGGCGGTTTTCATGGAGGAGCCTGCCGGCGAAATTGCCGAAATCCTGCCTGACGGGACGATAGAGATGATCAAGGTCGGTTAG
- the nirB gene encoding nitrite reductase large subunit NirB, whose amino-acid sequence MKKKLVVIGNGMAGMRALEELLDLAPNNYDVTVFGAEPHVNYNRIMLSPVLAREQAFEDIIINDLAWYEDNNICLRAHEKIVAINRSNKTIISDQDRITPYDILWLATGSDPFIIPIPGKDLKGVTTFRDMSDVTTMIDASETYQNAVVIGGGLLGLEAAYGLKKNGMKVTVIHLADTLMERQLDEAAGFLLKSELESRDITILTGANTGALVGKDRVESVQLKDGTEIPADLVVMAVGIRPNMTLARAAGLECNRGVVVNDHLQTSDPDIFAVGECVEHNGLTYGLVSPLYEMGRAMAGYMVGHGSRYKGSVTSTKLKVTGVELFSAGDFNGGPDCEDIVFRDARRGVYKRLVIKDDRIVGAVLYGDAADGPWYFQLMKDKDKIADIRDYMIFGQALAMGDNAADPMAAVTALPDKAEICGCNGVCKGAITSAILTKGLTSLDEVRAHTKASASCGSCTHLVEQVMALTLGDSYQAPTATPMCGCTDHTHDDVRHLILHHQLKEIPAVMQMLQWKTPNGCSKCRPALNYYLIAAWPGEYQDDYQSRYINERVHANIQKDGTYSVVPRMWGGLTTPNELRAIADVTDKFNIPTVKVTGGQRIDLLGVKKEDLPGVWADLNAAGMVSGHAYGKSLRTVKTCVGQEWCRFGTQMSMGMGVDLERMAWGSWTPHKFKMAVSGCPRNCAEATIKDFGVVAVDSGWELHVGGNGGMHVRACDLLCKVTTDAEVKEYCAAFMQLYREEGHYLERTAPWVERVGLDSIKQRIVEDAENRANLAKRFHISQQGNQQDPWAERAKHNVHAHEFKPLADVG is encoded by the coding sequence ATGAAGAAAAAGCTTGTCGTAATCGGCAACGGCATGGCCGGCATGAGGGCCTTGGAAGAATTGCTGGATCTGGCGCCAAATAACTATGATGTCACCGTCTTTGGCGCCGAACCACATGTGAACTACAACCGGATCATGCTCTCGCCTGTTCTCGCCCGGGAACAGGCTTTTGAGGATATCATCATCAATGATTTGGCCTGGTATGAAGACAATAACATTTGCCTGCGCGCGCACGAGAAAATTGTCGCCATCAACCGGTCCAACAAAACCATCATCAGTGATCAGGACAGAATTACTCCTTATGATATTCTGTGGCTTGCCACCGGATCCGATCCCTTCATTATTCCGATACCCGGCAAAGACCTGAAAGGTGTGACCACATTCCGTGACATGAGCGACGTCACGACCATGATCGACGCCTCTGAGACCTATCAAAATGCCGTGGTGATTGGCGGCGGCTTGCTGGGACTGGAAGCCGCCTACGGGCTCAAGAAAAATGGCATGAAGGTCACTGTCATTCACCTCGCCGACACCCTGATGGAACGCCAGCTCGACGAGGCGGCGGGATTCTTGCTGAAGTCTGAACTGGAAAGTCGTGACATCACCATTCTGACCGGTGCCAATACGGGGGCTCTTGTCGGCAAGGACCGGGTCGAAAGCGTGCAGCTCAAAGACGGTACTGAAATTCCAGCGGATCTGGTGGTCATGGCGGTTGGCATTCGACCCAATATGACGCTAGCCCGTGCCGCCGGCCTTGAGTGCAATCGCGGTGTTGTGGTCAATGATCATCTCCAGACCAGTGATCCCGATATTTTCGCGGTCGGTGAATGTGTGGAGCATAACGGGCTAACCTACGGACTGGTGTCACCGCTCTATGAAATGGGCCGCGCCATGGCCGGTTATATGGTGGGTCATGGCAGTCGCTACAAAGGCTCTGTCACCAGCACCAAACTGAAAGTCACGGGCGTTGAGCTTTTTTCCGCCGGGGATTTCAATGGCGGGCCGGATTGCGAGGATATCGTCTTTCGGGACGCGCGCCGTGGGGTCTACAAACGTTTGGTGATCAAGGACGACCGCATTGTCGGCGCCGTGCTATATGGCGACGCCGCCGATGGCCCCTGGTATTTCCAACTGATGAAAGACAAAGACAAGATCGCCGACATTCGCGACTATATGATCTTCGGCCAGGCCCTCGCCATGGGAGACAACGCCGCGGACCCCATGGCCGCCGTTACAGCATTGCCGGATAAGGCGGAAATTTGCGGCTGTAACGGCGTATGCAAAGGCGCGATAACATCCGCCATCCTCACCAAGGGCCTCACCAGCCTCGACGAAGTGCGGGCCCACACCAAGGCCTCGGCCAGCTGCGGCTCCTGCACCCATTTGGTGGAACAGGTAATGGCCCTGACCCTCGGCGACAGCTATCAGGCCCCGACCGCCACCCCCATGTGCGGCTGCACGGATCATACCCATGATGACGTGCGCCATCTGATCCTGCATCACCAGCTGAAAGAAATTCCGGCGGTCATGCAGATGCTGCAATGGAAAACCCCCAACGGCTGCTCCAAATGTCGCCCGGCGCTGAACTATTACCTCATCGCCGCCTGGCCCGGCGAATATCAGGATGATTATCAATCCCGTTATATCAATGAGCGCGTGCACGCCAATATTCAAAAAGACGGCACCTACAGCGTGGTGCCGCGTATGTGGGGCGGCCTGACCACCCCGAACGAACTGCGCGCCATCGCCGACGTTACCGATAAATTCAACATCCCCACGGTCAAGGTCACCGGTGGGCAGCGCATCGACCTTCTCGGCGTCAAAAAAGAGGACCTGCCCGGCGTCTGGGCCGATCTGAATGCCGCCGGCATGGTATCCGGTCACGCCTACGGCAAATCCCTGCGCACGGTGAAGACCTGTGTCGGACAGGAGTGGTGCCGCTTCGGCACCCAGATGTCCATGGGCATGGGGGTTGATCTTGAACGCATGGCCTGGGGCAGCTGGACGCCTCATAAATTTAAAATGGCTGTGAGCGGCTGCCCGCGCAACTGCGCCGAGGCGACGATCAAGGACTTTGGCGTTGTGGCGGTCGACAGCGGCTGGGAACTTCATGTCGGCGGCAATGGCGGCATGCATGTGCGGGCCTGTGATCTGTTGTGCAAGGTGACCACTGACGCAGAGGTCAAGGAATATTGCGCCGCCTTCATGCAGCTCTATCGTGAGGAAGGCCATTATCTCGAACGCACCGCCCCCTGGGTGGAACGGGTCGGCCTCGACAGCATCAAACAGCGCATCGTCGAGGATGCGGAAAACCGCGCAAATCTTGCCAAACGCTTCCATATCTCGCAGCAGGGCAATCAGCAGGACCCCTGGGCCGAGCGCGCCAAACATAATGTTCACGCCCATGAATTCAAACCCCTTGCAGACGTAGGATAA
- the nirD gene encoding nitrite reductase small subunit NirD, producing MKPNWIEVGLSEDIPYLGSRVIKTGGTDIAIFKTATGELFALEDKCPHKGGPLSQGIVHGRSVSCPLHNWDISLEDGEALGPDSGCSHVIAVDIKDGIIYLDLPSEMKAAGAHG from the coding sequence ATGAAACCAAATTGGATCGAAGTCGGCCTGAGTGAGGATATCCCCTATCTGGGGTCGCGGGTGATCAAAACCGGCGGCACGGACATCGCGATCTTCAAAACCGCCACCGGAGAATTATTCGCCCTGGAAGATAAATGCCCTCATAAAGGCGGCCCCTTGTCCCAGGGCATTGTCCACGGCAGGAGCGTCTCCTGTCCGTTGCATAACTGGGATATTTCACTGGAAGACGGCGAAGCACTCGGGCCCGACAGCGGCTGCAGCCATGTCATCGCTGTTGATATCAAAGACGGCATCATTTACCTTGACCTTCCCTCGGAAATGAAGGCCGCCGGCGCCCATGGCTAA
- a CDS encoding nitrate reductase: MANPVKTTCPYCGVGCGVLATRTKEGKIQIAGDPEHPANFGKLCSKGGALAETLDLEDRLLLPEVSCQKVGWSAALQAAADGLSAVREEHGPDAIGFYVSGQLLTEDYYVANKLMKGFIGSGNIDTNSRLCMSSSVAGHKRAFGSDTVPGNYEDWDQADLVVLVGSNAAWCHPILFQRLRHARETRGAKLVVIDPRRTASCDSADLHLALKPGTDVRLFNGLLAHLAAQDCQDSNFVARHTHGMADALASARADAPDIAHLAQACGLSLKDITAFFDLFATTEKTLTVYSQGVNQSSQGTDKVNAILNCHLYTGRIGRPGMGPFSITGQPNAMGGREVGGLANTLAAHMEFDDVSRDRLSRFWDTKTVASAPGLKAIDMFRAVHEGKIRAIWIMGTNPAASLPDATFVRDALEKCDLVIVSDVMENTDTLKYAHIAFPARAWGEKDGTVTNSERRISRQRAFLPAPGDARPDWWIISQVARRMGFAEAFPYETPADIFREHAALSALENDGRRDFDLSGLKDMDTDSYDALAPVQWPVSPAHPTGRKRLFDDGYFFTDDQRARLIAVSCRPPVHTPDKAYPLILNSGRLRDQWHTMTRTGKASRLNAHQDEPALALHPLDAELYDLGANGFAKVSSRWGTLLVRVQITPDQTPGQVFLPIHWTDSHAARAVTGCLVNPATDPLSGQPELKHTPVKVEKWNPDWHAFLLTRHKIMPEGVDYWSYSRQDSCHALELAGQGRLAGSDFLRPYLDLHQDPDTLNFSNPLSGQKRLALIRKDQLALCLFTAHKGTLPDRNWLQSLFSLDKLEEKLVATLLSGQPLDPQAAPGPIICACFGVSKKEILTARREKRALTVNDISHLLKAGSNCGSCRPEIKQLMTGS; encoded by the coding sequence ATGGCTAACCCGGTAAAAACCACCTGCCCCTATTGCGGCGTCGGCTGTGGCGTTCTGGCCACCCGCACAAAGGAAGGCAAAATTCAGATCGCGGGCGATCCCGAACACCCGGCGAATTTCGGCAAACTCTGCTCAAAAGGCGGCGCATTGGCGGAAACTTTGGATCTCGAAGATCGCCTGCTGCTTCCCGAAGTCAGCTGTCAGAAAGTGGGATGGTCGGCGGCGCTTCAGGCCGCCGCCGATGGCCTGAGCGCCGTCCGAGAAGAACATGGTCCCGACGCCATCGGCTTTTATGTCTCCGGCCAGTTGCTGACCGAAGATTATTATGTAGCCAATAAACTGATGAAGGGTTTCATCGGTTCCGGTAATATTGACACCAATAGCCGCCTGTGCATGTCGTCCAGCGTCGCCGGCCACAAGCGCGCCTTCGGCAGCGACACCGTGCCGGGCAATTATGAAGACTGGGATCAGGCGGATCTGGTGGTTCTTGTCGGCTCGAACGCCGCCTGGTGCCACCCGATCCTCTTTCAACGCCTGCGGCATGCTCGGGAAACCCGCGGCGCCAAACTGGTGGTGATCGACCCCCGCCGCACGGCGAGCTGCGACAGTGCCGACCTGCATCTGGCGTTAAAACCCGGCACGGACGTGCGATTATTTAACGGCTTGCTCGCTCATCTGGCGGCACAAGATTGTCAGGATAGCAATTTTGTCGCCCGGCATACCCACGGCATGGCGGATGCACTGGCAAGTGCCCGCGCCGATGCGCCGGACATCGCCCATCTCGCTCAGGCCTGCGGCCTCTCGCTCAAAGACATCACAGCATTCTTCGACCTGTTCGCCACCACGGAAAAGACCCTCACTGTCTATTCCCAAGGGGTGAACCAGTCGTCTCAGGGCACCGACAAAGTCAATGCCATTCTCAATTGTCACCTCTATACCGGTCGGATCGGCAGACCCGGTATGGGTCCCTTCTCCATCACCGGACAACCCAACGCCATGGGGGGACGCGAAGTGGGAGGACTGGCCAATACTCTGGCGGCCCATATGGAATTTGATGATGTTTCTCGCGACCGCCTGAGTCGTTTCTGGGACACGAAAACCGTAGCATCCGCCCCGGGCCTCAAAGCCATTGATATGTTCCGCGCCGTCCACGAAGGTAAAATACGCGCCATCTGGATTATGGGCACCAATCCGGCGGCCAGCCTGCCCGACGCCACATTCGTCCGCGATGCGCTTGAAAAATGCGATCTGGTGATTGTCTCCGACGTCATGGAAAATACCGACACGCTGAAATATGCCCATATCGCTTTTCCGGCCCGGGCCTGGGGTGAAAAGGACGGCACGGTGACCAATAGTGAACGCCGCATTTCGCGCCAACGCGCTTTCCTGCCCGCGCCGGGAGACGCGCGCCCCGACTGGTGGATCATCAGCCAGGTCGCCCGTCGCATGGGCTTTGCCGAAGCCTTTCCCTATGAAACACCCGCAGATATCTTCCGCGAACACGCCGCCCTCAGCGCTTTGGAGAATGACGGTCGCCGTGACTTTGACCTGTCGGGATTAAAGGATATGGATACAGACTCCTATGACGCGCTCGCCCCGGTTCAATGGCCGGTCAGCCCAGCACACCCCACGGGCAGAAAGCGATTGTTCGATGATGGATATTTTTTCACGGATGACCAGCGCGCGCGCCTGATCGCGGTGTCTTGTCGGCCTCCGGTTCACACACCAGACAAAGCCTATCCCCTTATCCTCAACAGCGGTCGCCTGCGCGATCAATGGCACACCATGACCCGCACCGGCAAAGCTTCCCGTCTCAACGCCCATCAGGACGAGCCCGCCCTCGCCCTGCATCCCTTAGACGCAGAACTTTATGATCTTGGGGCAAATGGTTTCGCCAAGGTCAGCAGTCGTTGGGGGACCCTTCTGGTGCGGGTTCAAATCACGCCAGACCAGACACCGGGTCAGGTCTTCCTGCCCATTCACTGGACAGACAGCCATGCGGCGCGCGCTGTTACGGGGTGCCTGGTCAATCCCGCCACCGACCCCCTCTCCGGTCAACCGGAATTAAAACACACGCCGGTCAAAGTGGAAAAATGGAACCCCGACTGGCATGCTTTTTTGCTCACCCGCCACAAGATCATGCCGGAAGGCGTCGATTATTGGAGCTATAGTCGTCAGGACTCCTGTCACGCCCTCGAACTGGCCGGCCAGGGCAGACTGGCGGGCAGTGATTTTCTGCGGCCCTATCTCGACCTTCACCAAGACCCCGATACATTGAATTTCTCCAACCCCTTGTCCGGCCAAAAGCGGCTGGCCCTGATCCGCAAGGATCAGTTAGCGCTATGCCTATTCACCGCCCACAAGGGAACTCTGCCAGACCGCAATTGGCTACAGTCTCTATTTAGTTTGGATAAGTTGGAGGAAAAACTTGTCGCGACGCTGTTATCCGGTCAGCCCCTTGACCCGCAGGCGGCACCCGGCCCGATCATCTGCGCCTGTTTCGGGGTGAGTAAAAAAGAAATTCTCACCGCCCGTCGTGAGAAAAGGGCCCTCACCGTCAACGACATTAGCCATTTGCTTAAAGCCGGCAGCAATTGCGGGTCCTGCCGACCAGAGATCAAACAGCTGATGACCGGCAGCTAA
- a CDS encoding LacI family DNA-binding transcriptional regulator — translation MKDDKPTSFDIAHLAGVSQPTVSRALRNSPLVSLETREKIQAIAKKLNYQVDINARNLRSKKTNTLALLFCEDPGSDNSLINPFFLSMLGSITRVSAQRGYDLLISFQQQSDDWNADYETAHRADGIIFLGYGDYITYVEKIAHLDRMGAHFITWGPVLPDQPGHFIGCDNLNSAHLATRHLIELGHKKIAFLGIASEHRPEFNQRYQGYVKALLDAKLMVNPKLQIDADTSEEMGYQATIELLKSKLQFDAIFGASDLIVIGAIKALKEHGLKVPADVAVVGFDNIPAAAYSNPPLTTIQQDTTLAGELLVDNLLRLIEGEEVASTLMPAKLIVRASSGAS, via the coding sequence ATGAAAGACGATAAGCCGACATCTTTTGATATCGCGCATCTGGCGGGCGTGTCTCAGCCCACCGTGTCGCGCGCCCTGCGCAACAGCCCGCTGGTCAGCCTGGAAACGCGGGAGAAGATTCAGGCCATCGCCAAAAAACTCAATTACCAGGTCGATATTAACGCCCGCAATCTGCGCTCGAAGAAAACCAATACCCTGGCGCTGCTGTTCTGCGAGGACCCCGGCAGCGACAACAGCCTGATCAATCCCTTCTTTCTCAGCATGCTCGGCAGCATCACCCGGGTCTCGGCGCAGCGCGGCTATGACCTGCTGATTTCCTTTCAGCAGCAAAGCGACGACTGGAATGCGGATTACGAGACGGCTCATCGCGCCGACGGGATTATTTTCCTCGGCTATGGTGACTATATCACCTATGTGGAGAAGATCGCTCACCTCGACAGGATGGGGGCGCATTTCATCACCTGGGGGCCGGTGCTGCCCGATCAGCCTGGTCATTTCATCGGCTGCGACAATCTCAACAGCGCTCATCTGGCGACCCGCCATCTGATTGAACTCGGCCATAAGAAGATCGCCTTCCTCGGCATTGCGTCGGAACATCGCCCGGAATTCAACCAGCGCTATCAGGGCTATGTCAAGGCCCTGCTTGACGCCAAACTGATGGTCAATCCGAAATTGCAGATTGACGCCGACACCTCGGAAGAAATGGGTTATCAGGCGACCATAGAGCTGCTCAAAAGCAAGCTGCAATTCGACGCTATATTCGGCGCCAGCGACCTGATCGTCATCGGCGCCATCAAGGCATTGAAGGAACATGGCCTGAAGGTGCCCGCCGATGTGGCGGTGGTCGGCTTCGATAATATTCCCGCCGCCGCCTATTCCAACCCGCCCCTGACCACCATCCAGCAGGACACCACCCTCGCGGGCGAGCTTCTGGTCGATAACCTGTTGCGCCTGATCGAAGGCGAGGAGGTCGCCTCGACCCTGATGCCCGCCAAGCTGATCGTCCGCGCCTCCTCCGGCGCGTCCTAG